The sequence cagaatctttgtggcttgtccacatgtagtttggcaaattccagtctggctttttatgatttgttttcaacaatggtgtcctccttggtcgtctcccatgaagtccactttggctcaaacaacgacagatggtgcgatctgacactgatgttccttgagcttgaagttcaccttggatcgaagtttttctgggctcttttgttaccattcgtatcatccgtctctttgatttgtcatcaattttcctccctgccacgtccaggaggttggctacagtcccatggatcttaaatttctgaataatatgtgcaactgtagtcacaggaacatcaagctgcttcgagatggtcttatagcctttacctttgacatgcttgtctataattttctttctaatctcctgagacaactctttccttcgcttcctctggtccatgttgagtgtggtacacaccatgtcaccaaacaacacagcgactacctggagccctatatataggtccactgactgattacaagattgtggacacaccttggattaacatgtccctttggtcacattattttcagtcttttctaggggtaccatcatttttgtccaggcctgtttcatgagtttatttttttaaataattctgttgaagcatggttgaaaagcaatgtctgacttttattagttaaatttcatagaatttttatttattattacttttgtcagattaaagttatttctgtgaccattttgagtttttctttcattgactgaagggtaccaacaatattgtccacgtgtgtgtatatatctctctctctctatatatatatctatctctatatacatatagatatatatctatctctatatagagattatatatatatctctctagatcgatatatatatatatatatatagagagagagagagagagagagagagagagagagagagagagagagagagagagagagagagagagagtgagagagagatagagatatatatatatatatatatatagagagagagagatatatatatatatatatatatatagcttgtgtgactcaggacctgcttgtgtcctttggatgggatattgttacccacccaccctattccccggaccttgcgccctcagattttcaccaaactgaaagaattcttgggtgggaaacgtttttccaacgatgaggaggtgaaggagacagtggagaagtggctttcggaggtggacgacgagggtataaaaaaagctggtgcccaggctgaagaagtgcatcgaagttgacggcgattatgttgagaaataaacacatattttggaacataccctgtaaatttggttgaaatatattcatttttcgatttttaacagctgttgtaacctttttttctggatatccctcgtaaaATAAACTTTAGGGTTACATGACTTCTTTGCATGACCTAAGAATTTTTGCTGCAGTGCTCCACAGGGTTGAACCAGCCTGACATATACGGTTTAGTTAACCTGTTTTAAAAGAAGTTACCGTACAGTATACCTGCAGTTCACTCCAGAGCTCCCTTGCTTGTTGGTCCCCATAGTCCTTCTCAATGAGGTTAAGCTGATGCTGAATGCGATGTTGAGTGAAAAACGTGACCCAGTCACTATGCCAGTCATTCACCTAGGAAATCAGAGGCCGGATTTACAAAGCATGTAAAGTAAAGTATGTTCACGTACCATCCAGACAATACAAACATCtttatatctctttattatatataaaaaaaacacacttggGACGAGACTTGGTCAGAGACGCGAgactttctcagaaagacactttcacgttccgcgagacaagactttgtgccaagagatttaagcacaaccggggccagaaataaaagacagagagtagatgacaaagtagaatgccataaagaattcaaaaacgttacCACAATACACAcagagagcaggttagagataatggaataggaaaattcaaaagtctcaaaaaaatgatagtaaagatcgcgtTTGCTCAAACAAATGgtaaatattactcagtgaaataacggaacagcgaagagagatcgaatagtgtttcgAGGATATCTTAGGGGAGAAGAGAAACAAGGCagcgagacaaaaggacagctgctgtacaggcttttaaatgttcgaagcaccgcacgagatgcagatcaccgTTTTGGAGGAGCAGCCGTATCTCCTTGCGGTGCATTCAGCCTCCTTCTTCATAACAGCGTGTTGTGCAGGTGGGTGTTGGCAAGaggagcagggggcaaagctcctagtgggggtgtgtgtgtattatatatataataatataatatatccttCCCCCGTGGCTTCATCcatgtagtaatgaaacaggacaaactttaaaaatcaataaacaaaaagataaatcgctagctaagcagaggcaagaaacactccaaaacacagaggtcagaccaactcgaacagaggctggcacatgagtgaggagggccctgcccggctccccactcctgacgtcccgCTTCCCTCTGTCTTCAATTAGCGTGGAcgtatcgctcctgcaagcgaactattaTTGTTTGCAACTGTGagagttgcaaaatcaaccagaatgttcaagcaaattgtaggaaaaaaaaacaaaaaaaaaaaaagcgatcggacagaaagacagatgttggattatatataagATGTATATATCTgacaatgctaaactggcccatgtgtatgtatgtgtatgtgcgaCAAGATACATCTACACCCCTCCAAAAGCAAAGATTGATGGATGGATCATTCTGTATTTGCTTCTGTTAAGGTTTCTAATTTTGTTAGTACAGgcggtcctcgggttacgacacagttccgtttctacaacagtgatgtaacccgaattttggtgtaaatcGAAACACACTCtaagcctaagtcacttacctatcttaacacatttgcaaaatcataatctagaacataaaaacacaaaagctaagcctgggaaaaaagaaaaggacataaatatactgtactgtagtaacagaaaaaatgagtaaaaaaaatccttacctttattctttttcatgtctccatttttttttttaaagtttttatgggagtgagcgttgtaaactcgaaacataacccaaggaccccctaTATTGTTACATTTTAGGGTTTTGGAGTGTTTATTCTTATATTAGGATTTCTTGGTTTCTCTTAAATGGATTTGCTTTGATTGGTTAAACTATTGTTGAATTGTCCGAGTACCACTGTACTTAATACCGAGTTTAATAAATTTACCTTACTGAAGAAAgtactcttgaccaatgaatgaggggaagaGGCAGAACTTCAATTCAAGAGCTCAGTATTACGgaaatgcattttcagtttaTGATGTGTGTAGATTTTTCCAGAACTgtctatttaataataataccttttatttgtatagtggTTTTTAAGgatattttggcaaaaaaatgtatgttttgcacattttacacatACGACTGCATAACTGGCAGGTGGATTAGCGACATAAGCaatgcgatttttttttttttttaatgtatttattttctttctttatggacgtttttcacattgtcatcgTCACCATTGGCTTTATGTATCTCTCCATTTtgcacaaaaacatgagattaaaatgttttctcagCCTTCACTACAAACTACACGAGTTaaggaacatatatatatatctctctctatatctctatatcatTTCTGGGTGTAATATTCCTTTAAAAGCTAAATTGTTAGGCTTCTTTGGGCTCATGGTCTTCTTTTCTCTTACCCTCGATTCATAACAATGCTTCCTGCAAGAATCTTACTTACAATGGAGCAACACCTAGAATCGGACCATCAGCCCCATTACTGCTATCAGTGGATCCCATCATAAATGTCCTGTCAGCATTCACACTTACTGAGCTATGCCAACCAACAATACGTTTCACGTTTTACAAAGATCTCCCCGTCAAATTCAGTTTAAAGACAGTGTGTGTAGTTATCAATAAAAAGCAGCCTactgaagtgcattcaaagtATCGTTTATAACTCACCTGGGGAATATACCCACAGCACGTAACTGTGTGGAACCCAAACTCGTCTGTATGCTGCAACTGGGACTGTCCCGGGCCTTGccctatttatataaaaaaaaaaaaaaaagggaaaacacagATGGAAAAATaggtaaaataatttaattcatgaatgattttttttttttttttttaaaagcatagtCATCGTCACTACACATGGCGACATGTCACATGTTGACTAGCACGGCATCCGGATAAGTTGCCCCCCACATTTCGCCCCCAGTAATTTTTGATTACTTTAGAGGCATCGCATACAACTTTGAGTtctaattaataattttataaacGGAAATTTGTGAACATTAAAATTGCAAAGATATTAATTTAGTACATAAATTGCATTTCACGTACGTTTAATCGCAACAGCATGAGATATTAAATTTTGTAAAATCGTTTGGATTCGTTTCATCGAAGTAAACATTTATATATCCTTACAGAGCGTTTCATTTATTGCTAACTTTAGCATTTtgctgcaaaaatatttaaaattaggaaagtcagttttgaacgccaagaacgATTATTCACTTTACTTTTTCTAGAAACTTCCAACACTCAAAACGTCTGCATGTGGGTATCAGAAGTTACTGGGGTGGGGGGGAGAAATATCACAGAGGCAAGATGTAGTGGAGGCAAAACGTGAGCTGAAATTTCCGTAAACCgattagcacatacaagtagAAAGTTCAGCGAAACATCGTAGAAACAATGAAGTACCGAGAGAAACCGAACGCAGATAAACTGCCACAGAGACAGCAATCAGGAATGGAAAGAAATCTCAGGATACTGGAtcagtgaggcagcaacactaaaaCATGAGCACAATGTGGAACAAAACCGTCTATTAAAAGTGATGGACAGATGACTCCATTCTGTCGTTTCAAAGCCTACACACTTAGTGTATGAGCGTAAAGACCTGCTCAGAGTAACACTTCAACAGCTGGTAGAAAACCCAATGTGCATGaaacaacacaaaatggtggACGCCAAATTACAACGTCAGCCTGTAAATAAGGAGCAACAACTGTAAGACCAGACAATATTTCAGATTATTTTACCGACAGTTTGTTCTCCTTTCTGAAGCTTCTGCTTGAGCCTCAGGTTGTGAAGGTGCAGGTCAGCTAGTTGTTCCCCAAGCTTAGCTGAATGTCTGGAAAAGAAACACATTAACACGTGAGAAAGGGCCTGGCCGCTCTGCATGCATCAGAAAAGCATCGACACAGTTCTACTTAGATTTTATTCCCAATTACCATAAATGTAATTCTTTCCCCTTAATGAAGCACCTCAGATGGTTACTTATGAAGTGGAACCGCAAGGCACCCAAAGATTAGCAGCACTTCAGATCTCCGAGGTACGTAAAACCTCAGCATAAACTTGGAATCCCTCCACTCAGGATTGTTAGCATTCATTGCCAGCTTTTAGCCTACTCGATGGCTGCTCGAGCTCACCTGATGTGTAGTTCTGTAGCGAACATCTCAGACTGTATTTCAAATATATAGAGCTGTACTCATGGTTTGCCATTTATATACTGGCGTCAGTAGTCTGGGAAacaaatgcaagtaagaatcttATTGTATGGAGTAGACAGATGATTGGTTGAAAACTGGCAGCCATTTTGCCAGTGGACAAGTGAATGTCGTTTTTGGTTCCTCATTCACTTTTGTATTACTCTAATGAAATCATCAGCCTTGAGGGGTGCTATATGTTACACACTATGTAtacctttcattcattcattactaAAGGACAGGCAGGTacgaaattaataataataattactagatagatagatagatagatagatagatagatagatagatagatagatagatagatagatagatagatagatagatagatagatagatagatagatagatagatagatagatagatagatagatagatagatagatagatagatagatagatagatagatagatagagtagcacggtgggtagcgctgctgtcttgcactTAGGAGagccgggttcacttcccaggtcctccctgtgtggagtttacatgttctccccgtgggtttcctcccacagtccaggttaggtgcattggcgattctgaactgtcccttgtgtgtgtgtgtatgtatgtgcgtgcgccctgcggtgggctggcaccctgcccagggtttgtttcctgccttgcaccctgtgttggctgggactgccTCCAGcagtgaccctgtaattaggatatagcaggttggataatggatggatggatggatggatttacatagcacctttcccatgctcaaggcacttcagagTTTCAGAaggaatggcagggtatacagtatatagaattgtactaaaccagataaaaaaAGTAAGAGTAAGCTATTAAATTGGGAAAAAAGACGTTCATTGTACCGAGTACACATCACAGTAATCTCGACCTGCCAAAGCTCCGGTGACGAGGACATGATGTGCTGCTGTACTTCAGTGGCAGAAATCTGAGCGACGCCACACTGCACAGCATTCATCTGATTAACACTCAAGTGCAATGACGTTTCAGCATCGACAAGACAGATGCCTCATGAAATGTGCGGACGAATATCAAAGCATCAagttctgatttttatttatttatgcaaaagCGCTCCCACTAACAGGAAACCAGCCTATTACACTGAAACAAAGAATGAGCCCGGTGATGGCGGTAAAGAGAGACGAGATGCCATTGTATTTCGATATACTCGATTTATCGAAACTCTCATACCTATTAAGACTCCTCATGTCCAAATGCTCCATGACAAATGCTGCTCCTCCAGGAGAAAGGTCAATCACTTTAATGGGTTTGGGCACCTTGACTGTGCTGGTTTTCAAGATGGCATCTAGACTTGCCAGCTCACCATCAAACATTctgtgtgcctttcaaaataaaaataagatataCATTAATGGAagatgggaaacaaaaaaaaaaccacatactgtagagcaggggttctcaaactcggtcctggggaccccctgtggctgcaggtttttgttccaaccagattcctaatcagtaacaCCACCTGATGACGctcatctcatttaattagctggtcttattttccttttattctacattcagaaaagcacagcagcatgacttgtacatttagaagacatttagaaatatttcagttttttctatcGATTTAAgggcttaactctctttttattatatttcaccctctctgtgcagtttgctccctgcATTGAATcctaatgacaattaaaaaagagccgagcagaaacccaagcaaacaacactcagtcGTGAAttgcgtcagccccacaaagtagtaaatgacaGATTAATAAAAcgattagaacacctagaaaagtagaatgacaatcaagatgaaaatactgttaaaaagaaaataatatatatatgtttttaaacaaacttagttttctaatttctccattgttcccaaaacaggaaatctgggaaacaacagttcacttaatgaGCGCAGGAGTCCAAtcaaaaacagaggctggttggaacaaaaacccacagccacagggggtccccaggaccgagtttgagaacccctgctctacaggaacgtttttttttttggttggcaaCTCGACATATCAtttatgaggggaaaaaaaaaaaaatgaaagttcacTGTAGGATTATTATTCACAGATCTTTAATAAATCAAGTCATGCTATCCATACACCATACTGCAGCACACAGTGGTAAGCCGTGGAGCAACAAACACGAAGGACAAGCGCGAGACAAGActacaaataaatacacaataataggTAAGTGAACAGACAGTAACAGCACTCATGATATTGCGACACGTACAGCATGCAATGAAATCCGCACTTCTAGAAAGttaattctgttcatctggacagtttcgatacgtttcatcactcatccaagagGCTTCCTCGGTCTCAGGAGACTGCAGGTTTCGCCGACCTTAGAAActgtaccttggcctaatgaccgcagtagcaccattgactaacaatgggccatgtgatcaatgatatgcaaattgtccattgatcagtggccatgagtaccattggCAGAGAGTTGGGGGCACggctgcaatcaccgcattgtaagatggtgagaGATGTACCCTTGGGCCCCCTCCTCGGTTCTGAGATGGTCGTTCCTTTTACATGTAAATGGCCTCCttgactcctcgctcaaaccagcGTTCCTCCCGGTCTTCATCACTGAGAGTGACCACTGTCCCGTAGATGTAAACAGACTGAAAAGTCCTAACCTGACGAGGTAGCTCTTCTGCGCTGTGCCATCCGCTTCGCCggtggttgtttggtttccccgacaatcctcttggcacttaactgTGAAAACGAGATtactctgtctgtgccggggcaccTGATCCTTGGGGTGAACCAATTTTTGCCGtattgtgttttggggtttgaaagccGAGACCTGGCgttttggaaagaaagaaagaaaaaaaatgtgtctcaGCTGTTCAGATACTCCTGACACATCAGGGATCACCAAAGGGTTTTGTTTAGGCGGCGGGTGTCCAcctgaacagaatcaactttctagaatttccttacctggattactgagcatgcatcgagacgaaatccttacttgcatgtctgactaaTAAGTAACAACACATCACCTCGTCACCAGCGTACACGATAAGcaagaatgcattaaaatacaaaacttcatTCCACTGTGCGCACGGTTCATACAATGAAATTTATGGAACGGTTTAATTAACATGGCTATTCTGACGTAAAGGGATATAATCAGAAAAGAAAATTCAGTTAAAGATAGAAAACACAGCAAACAGTCATCAGTGGTTTATTTCTGccacaaaacataaatatttgaCATTAACGTTATTTATTATGTTTCAAGCTCATAGACTGAACAGTTGGCATTTGCATCAATCATTAGGCACGGctacatttgttcatttttatatataatttgctcCATTTACCAAACAGAATCATTTTTAAAACGTTTGATACGCCTTGCCCTACTGTACCCTCAGCCTTCCTTGGTATCTTCAcccgtcttgcctgctgcttcctCTCTTGATTGCTCTCCCACAAAGCCTTCTACTCAGACTCAGAGGCACCTTCCTCACTTCCTGTCCGCTTTTTGAATACCACCAGTGGTAGAGAGGTCCCCATTACCCCCATGTTGCCATAACATCACTCAGATTCTTacaaatggtgcaactcaaaccacctacactaaggagctggtggtggattttaggaggaccaggcccctcatggaccctgtgatcatcagaggtgactgtgcagagggtgcagacctagaaatacctgggagtgcagctggatgataaactggactggactgccaatactgatgatctgtacaagagagaacagagccgactatacttcattagaaggctgtaataagatgctgcagatgttctatcagacggttgtggtgagcgccctcgtctacgcggtggtgtgctggggaggcagcataaagatgaaggacgcctcacgcttgcacaaactggtgaggaaggcaggctctgttgttggcatggagctggacagtttgacatccgtggcagagcgacgggcgctgagcagactcctgtcaatcatgcagaatccactgaacaggatcatctccagacagaggagcagcttcagtgacagactgctgtcaccatcctgctccactgaaagactgaggagaccccacactatgcgactcgggggataaacgttaacgttatgcaaagttattgtctgttttaccctgcattgttatcactctttaatttaatattgttctttatcagtatgctgctgctggagtatgggaatttccccttgggattattaaagtatctatctacttcTCATCTTTGAGGGTAACTCCGGTAGCCCCTCGTTATTACTTAGCAACCCAACATCACTCTAAGTTATTTGGTTTGTTCTCATTGACATGCTctgtttgtaaaaataaaaaatatacttgcCACCATCAGGACCTTACCTTCGTGCCCCTAAAGTATTGTGCCTTTATTCCTACCACTGAGTCACCAcggtcaaactgaccaatcagattgctcagagggcccccccacacacacagtggaatactttaaaaatatttgccctCTCTTGCCCTACATGGACTTTCAGCTCCTTTCCTCCGTATTCGCATGTGTCTGAATGTCTCTTCACCGGCGATCCCGTTCTCGTAAAGCCTGCGTCTCAGACTCTCTTTaccttcatttctttttatttttatacttgctgtctttgaaggcaTCTCTCTCCCgagtctcacactcgcacttcatctttcattgtgtcaccaaagccaaactgaccaatcagattgctccgaGGTTTTAGACACACAGACCTTTGTGTTTTATCAGATagaccaggggtcgccaactccagccTGGAGAACCACCAGAGGAGGGAAACCTCGTTTGTCAGCAGGGACCGTG comes from Polypterus senegalus isolate Bchr_013 chromosome 17, ASM1683550v1, whole genome shotgun sequence and encodes:
- the LOC120517530 gene encoding ketosamine-3-kinase isoform X2, whose protein sequence is MFDGELASLDAILKTSTVKVPKPIKVIDLSPGGAAFVMEHLDMRSLNRHSAKLGEQLADLHLHNLRLKQKLQKGEQTVGQGPGQSQLQHTDEFGFHTVTCCGYIPQVNDWHSDWVTFFTQHRIQHQLNLIEKDYGDQQARELWSELQLRIPELFQDVEIVPALLHGDLWGGNVAENEAGPIIFDPASFYGHSEFELAIAGMFGGFSGSFYSAYHKAIPKAPGFDKRLKFYQLFHYLNHWNHFGTGYRGSSLGVMRSLLK